A segment of the Corylus avellana chromosome ca2, CavTom2PMs-1.0 genome:
gcaaagagaaaaaaaagacacaatAAATTTTGAGGTGGTTTGGTATTAGTCTATTAGACCCTTACGTTCACCATTTTGCATCTTGCTATTATTATcttcatttatatatacaatacaAAGATGTCAATTTATAGGAAAACTATGGTATGTGAGAGAATACAAGTATGgtaaaatttgattacaatcaaacttaaatgaataatattttagtatcagcctaatatggaaaacatatattctaacattcctTCCTCAAGGtggaaagaatttttttttttttttttctcgatgaATTGTGCATGAAAGGAGGAGACAACTAAGAGGTGGGTAGCAGTGGTGGAAGCCGGCAATTGGCCAATAGTTAATGACGGAGAAGTTACTTGGGAAACGGCGAGCAGTGGCCAAAATAAATTGTTGGACAATGGCCAAGAAACGCCATTGACAGCAACTGGAAGATCCTAATGATGATGTTAGTCGGAGACGATGCGGGCAAGGGATCTTAGAGCTTTGGTTTGTTGAAATTGGGTCGTTGGTAAGGCTAACTAAAGAGTGTGTAGCAAGAATATGACTATTTACTTTAGAATAATCAAAGAAATCCAATATGCAAACTCAATtgttttaaacaaataattaatttcgtgaaaacaatattattgtGATCTTGGATTTTGTTAATGATTATAAATTATCTCCAAACTTTCTACaagaatttaaatcaaataatacaagCACAAagaatttcatagaaaaaaaatatagcaagaatttattaattattattcacAAACATGAGGCAACTAAaacttattatttattaatactaTTAGAAACAGGGGAAAAAAGCGTAcgctataaaaataataattaaagaaaagtGCTTCTCAACTGGTTAAAAAACACATTACTTTTCATGTGAATTAACGGTGAACCGGTTTTTAGCTAATTTATTTCGCAAATAAAAACCCCACACAGACACAAACACAAGCAGTCCCCAAAACCCCGACTTTATTTTCCCGGAAAATCCCAGCCTTTCCGAGAAAATCTAGCGATGGACCCTCCTCCTCACCCCTCAGACGAGTTCCGCAACTGGCTGGAGCTGCCCAGAGACTTGACGAAGTCGATCCTGCTGAGACTGGGCGCCATCGAGATCCTGACGAGCGCGCAGTGGGTGTGCTCGCCGTGGCGGAAACTCTGCAAGGACCCGTCAATGTGGCTCGCCATCGACATGCGTAAGCCCGGCGACCACTGGACGTTCCCCGAGCTCGAGAAGATGTGCCGCGACGCAGTGGATCGCAGCTGCGGCCAGTTGGTCGATATCAAAGTCGACGACTTCGGCACCGACGAGCTCCTCAGGCACATTGCtgacaggtttttttttttttttttttttttctgttcggATTTGATTTGAATAACGCGCCTGAAATTAAGGTTTTGATTGATATGCTTATGTTTAATCTGCCTTTTTGTTGCACAATGTGATTGATTGATGTTCTTTATCCTTGAGTTGTACATGGAATCCTTGTGGCTGATAAAGCGGGAATTTGATTGGAGGATGTAGTTTTGATgatcataaaaaatttaaattttacttgttGTGCatctttattatttaataacgtttactcatcaaaaaaagaaCCTCTGCCACCATAAATTCTTGTTTTGTGTGTGGGTGGGGGGGAATCTTGTGCACAATGAGTGCTTATTGCAGCACCATTGAaccaattataattaaaatcttCCTATGCATAATAAATCCCAGGACATCTGGTTTCACTTCTTCATGTTTAAATAATTACGCTTCTGTAATTAATTATCGCCATCGTCTACCTTAATTAGATGTATAATTAAGTATCAGAAAATATGcaaggttttatttatttataggtcCATGAAATGTATGTGTagatttttttgtcatttcctTCCATGTTATTTTAACAGTTCAAGTCAGCTCAAACGCCTTCGACTTGCAAACTGCCTTGGCGTTTCAGATGGGGGATTGAGTGGAGTGGCTGCAAAACTTCCATTACTAGAGGAGCTTGCCATTTCATACTGTCCATTGTCAAAAGAAGCTCTGGAAGCTGTGGGCCGCTGTTGCCCTTTGTTGAAATCACTCCAATTCAACAACTGGTTTCGGGGTTCTAAAAGGTGTCATGAGGAGGCACTTGCTATTGCAGAGAACATGAGTAAATTGCGCTGCCTCAATCTTGTTGGAACTTATACTCTGACTAACGACAGCTTGCAGGCCATCCTCGATGGTTGTCCTCACCTTGAATCGCTTGACTTACGGCGCTGTAAGGACCTCACTCTAGAAGGGAATTTGGGAAGAAGGTGTGCTGAGCAGATTAAAGACTTGCGTCTTCCCCATGATTCCATTGATGACTATGAATTTAAAGAGGACATTTGTGAATTGAGAATTACTGGCACAGGTAGGTTTAAGGACATACATCATTTGTCtaatacttatatatattttttaattcaaataaaagaacaaGGAAAGGGGGACTATATAGATCATTTGTCTGATACTTATGAGTATATTATGAATTTTCAGTACTCGCCAGTCCCGTCGACTACGACTTCGACTTCGAGAGCTGCTTCGACGTTGCGGATTTTAATTTTGACTAGCATAAATAGAATGATTCCTATGCTGAAAATTGTTAAATACTTTGTACTACTATTAAGGTCTTGTTTGTTAAATAACATGGCAATACAGCCTTGTTTGTTGTGAATTCtttgaagattttttattttttgagttttggtttATCGGCATGATGCAACTTGGTCTTAACTCtaaatttgaaggaaatatcAATATGGTAGAATATGATAATTATTGAGCGTTAAATATTggactaataaaaataataaatgttgatttgataaaattttagctattaattttaacaaaataattaaaaatttaaaaaatcgtACATGAAACAATTTCCTAAATCCCCTTAAGAAGGTTCCTAAATATtagttcaatcggttgtgaaccacgcctcatgaagcgaagaTCAATATTTCGAAATCTCCCCTCCCTcttctcttatgtggacatgtaaaaaaaaaaaaatccccttaAGATAAGTTTGGTTGgatcattttaagaaaaatatttactagTTAATAGTAGGcttattttattagtatttgggtttgcacatttttattttttctcacataCGGTTTAAATCCTATCATAAATGGTACCTGACTTACGGGAAAATACCAACTTAGTACCTTCATTAGCCCAAACAAAATGAATGCCACATGTCGTCACATAGAAATGCCAcgtatcttaaaaaaaatattaaaattaattaaaaaactaaaatctaaaaaaaaaaaaaaatgaaatttttttggggtgcctggccaccccccaaatgaccaaaatgggggtggccggccacccaaaaaaatatatatgatgacACGTGGCATCATATAGGACACGTGGCATTTTTATGTGATGACACGTATGACGGAACCTAATAAAGGTattaagttggtcttttcccgTAAGTCAAGTATCATTTATGATAAGATTTGAATCctaggtaaaaaaataataatttgcaAACTCATgtactaataaagtatttaacctaATGAAGATAAGTTTAGTTGGATCAttttaagagcattcacaatggagtagccaattttttatgcaaaatagctccTCAAAACTTACTTTAtatagtttagctaatgaatttttttttttttttttttgggttaatccaatcaaatatctattttgccttttttttttttttgctaatctaaagtggggttttttttacaaatcgaattagctattttagataaaaatatcatttgacTTCTCCATTATGAATGCTCTAAGAAAAAGATTTACAGATAAATAGTAAAGAGAAAAGGTTGAAGTCCACGAATAGTAATAATTTGCAAAAGTAAGAGTTTtgccagctttttttttttttttttcaaatcaatggCCGGATGTCCTCTACGACAAAGCCctgttctttttttgttcatcttttgCTTTTAAGTCTTATTTCCACGAACCATTAGGGTAATtgttcaataaaatttttaaagtggTTGTGAATATATTAAAGGCATGGATTCAAATCCTACGATAAAAATTTCCGTGCTTGATTAATGTAAATCaccttgatttttattattgtcGTAGTAGAGCTAAGTCAGGCTATCATTTAGACAAATTTGAGAGAGTGTTTTCAGTTCCCACCGTTTAGGTCTTTTTTGTGTGGTCCAACAGATAGGTGTTACTATGGTCACACCCAAATAGAATAGTCACAGTTGATCTCTCCCGCTTGcctttttaactttaaaaaataaataaagaataaaaaaaatcttatgttCACGATGTTGCCACTTTACCCCTTTTCTTGagaactgaaaaaaataaataaataaataaataaatttgcttTTTTACCCCTTTTTCTTACTCCTTTCTTTTCGTACAAAAAGGCAATTGCTTTCATTAGAATATCATTTTAAGCTcaacatttaataattaaacaatgttccacaattaattaaatatagaaTGCAAGAACTAGAACATAAAAAGATAGGATAATGTTTACTTTAAggagtaacttcactttaaatccTTGAATTATCATGCGGTTTGACTagcccccaaactttaaaacctctcaatttgaacccttaaacttttaattgtagtcaatttgaactctttCGTCACATTTAACCCTTAACTTCTAACGGCAATAcctaaaaggacaaaaatatccctagttttttgttttttgttttttgttttttttactttttttttttttaatttggaattaagggtaaatttgaaattttataaaaaaattcatgggttataaacatcattgtctcacttttaacatttaaaatctactggagaggttcaaattgactgcaattgaaagttaaggggttcaaattgaaaggttttgaagtttgggagggtttgtcaaatcgcgtggtaattcaggggtctaaagtgaagttacccttactttaatagataaaataatGGTGAGGAGGGTTTTCTCAGGTTTTGTTACTCATTTGAGATAAAAGATCCGGTGTTTTCGTCTAGAGATATGCTagaattttacatatttttcctataaaaattcatgtggcaagatgccatatcattttctttttattttatctttttcccaccacaaaaaaataatgtgacatctTGCCATGTGGACTTTTATAggcaaaatatagagtttttattagattctagtatTTCTCTTTCGTCGTCTAACTCACTTTTGTTGTTTTACGATGACGTGGTTGTTTTTCATTGGAGTGAACAAAAGAGCTTATTTATATATGGCAAGTctctatataagttattctcttcaATATTTATAAGATTGTGTTTATAAGATTGTTTTGTATTATaattgtttgttattatttttgttttgagaaaaaaaaaacaaaaaaaaaaaacaaaaaagggaaaaaaccaaaaatttaacaaactaaattttttttccccccttaaGCTtatagaaccaaaaaaaaaaaaaaaatgtttccaaGGTTATTTATtatactttaaattttttttttttttttttttttttgcaaaacaTAATCTAAATTCTAACTAGACTTtctattacaaaaaaatttcatattgaaTTATTAAACAAGGTGTTAATTGCTTTTctagaattttaaatttaaaaaaataaaaaaaaaaaaaaaaaaaaaaagagcattatTATAGCATACGTTTATTTGCCCAAAGATGTCAATCTATAGGAAAATTACGGTATGTAGGATAATACAGGTATGGTAAAATTTTATTACAAtcaaacttaaattaataatattttagtatcaACGTCCTAATATGGAaaacatatattctaacatctacTCAGACTCAaggtgaaaagaaaaacaatttttttttctcgatgAATTGCGAGTGAACGAAGGAGATGACTATTGGCTGATAGTAAAGGACCGAGTAGTTACTTGGAAGACGACTAACAATGGCCAAGAAACACCAATGATAGCGACCAGAAGACCAGATAATGTCAGCCAGAGAGAATGCCGATAAGGGATCCCAATAGCGCCTGAGCCTTGGTTTGTTGAAAATTGGGCCGTTGGTAAGGTTAACTAGGGGTACCACGAATCTGAATATTTACtttaatataatcaaagaaattcAATGCAAACTcaatcattttcaaataaataatttcgtgaaaagtgaaaacaatattattgtGCTCTTGGATTTTGCTAATGATTATAAATTATCTCTAGACTTTCTACaagaatttaaatcaaataatataaacaGCAAGAATTTTTTGTTATGTGCGGGGAAGTGGAATAGCGTTAATTgatcttttaaaataatgagtcaaataatatttttgtttaaaaaagtaagaatgttgtgGATTCAATGTCTCAATGATGAAGTGGCTGATGTAGAATTCTTCCACATATTTGTGTTTGCTGcttcatttttgtcatttccttTCATGGTATTTTAACAGTTCAAGTCAGCTCAAACGCCTTGGTCTTGTAAGATGCTTTCTCATTTCAGATGAGGGATTGAATGGAGTTGTTGCAAAACTTCCACTACTAGAGGAGCTTGCCATTTCATACTGTTGATTGTCAAAAGAAGCTCTGGAAGTTGTGGCCGCTGTTGCCGTCTTCTGAAATCATTCAAATTCAATGGCAGGAGGCAGAGGAATAGAGAGATTTGTTAGGGATGGATAAACCCATGAATCAATGATTGTGCAAACTCCACAGaataataattgaataataaatgcaagagatcaacacacagtatttacgtggttcggcagtgGGCCTACATTCACGGGATTAACTCcgatcaatccactataaacaaCTTATTACAGTGGTATTTATCtagatggagaaccatctagataaatctttgtaggacttgctccattttgtttaatcaaaatcttgTTGACTTTACTTGGAACTCCACGCATAGCAAAAGTAAAAGTTttgcctcttcttcttttcaaatcAAAAGCTGGATGCCCTCTAGCACGAGGGCGGGCACGGGTTAGATCGAGCCGGATCTGAAGTTTAGAAAACCCTATTTGTAGCAGGCAGGTATTAAAATGGCACCCAAGACCCGGCTTTAATGAAGAGTATTCGCCGGGCCTCAGGTTTTTTGGATCGGGGCAACGCAGGGGCGGGGGCGGGTTTCATAATGGGGCGGGGCAGAGCGGGTTTTATGGATGAGATCAGTGGTTCTATGTTTTCAAGTTCGTGGAAAATATCTCCAGTTTGATGAATTTGGGTTTTTATGATTGAACAAACAGagcaaataataaattaaatgagcggaaaaagaacaaacaaacagaacaaaaagtCTCATTCCATCATTCGTATGCTTTCGCTATTCAAGATTGCAAGGAAGTTGAACATATTGTtcataaaagttcataaaatGAGTGGAAAAATGGTGAAGAAAAGCTGGTATCTTAAAGCTTTTAATCAATATCtattttaaagggaaaattgggtGGCGCAGGGCGGGTTGTGCAGGTATAAACGGGTTTTGCCCCCTCCTATCTACGAAAAAGcctgttcttttcttttcttttcgttttcttttctctttttaagtcTTACTTTCACCAACCAATAATTGTTCAATTGtccaagaaaattttttaaatagttgTGTATATAGTAAGGCATAGATTTAAATCCCGCAATGAAAATCTTCATGCTTGATTAGTGTGAAACACCTTGATTTCTATTAATGCCGTGATGGAGCTAGGTTAGGCTATGGTTTGGTTGGATTTGAGAGAATACTTATGATTCTCACCGTCTAGGCCTCTCATATGTGGTTCAACGGATAGCTGTAACTCTAGTCACGCCCAAATAGAATAGTTTCAGTTGATGTTTCTCTCCTTCCCTTTTcgcttataaaaatttaaaaaaattaaagaaaaaaaaaaagtctgatGTTCACGATGTTGCATCTTTACCCTTTTTGCTTATTCCTTTCCTTTAAAACAAAATGGCAATTAGTTTCATTAgaatatcattttaagcttaacatttaataattaaatattgtttcacaattaaatataaaatgcaataattaGAACATAGTAAGATAAAATAATGTTTactttaataaagaaaataatggtgAGGAGGGTTTCCTCAAGTAAGAAAGAATGAGGGGCTTTGATTTTTGGTCATAGCTGAATGACAATCATTTTCAAGGTTTGTtgtaaccattagatttataggACCTACACCTTCACTTATATGAatcctacaaatctaataattcaTTTTCAAAAGATGAGAATAGAAAATGACGAGAGAATACAAATGagcatttctcataaataaaatattgctTTATTGTCATATTTGATGTTGTTGGTTTTACGGGTGCTAAAGCAGCGACATAAGGAAGTAGGGATTTTCATGAActattgaagaaaataaaaagattcgGTGTTTTCGTCTAACACACTCTTATTGTTTCACACTGGCGTGATTGTCTTTTTTTGGAGTGGACAAAAAGGCTGATTTATGACAAGTTCCTATAAGTTATCATCTTTAATATTTATAagattgttttgtatttggattgtttgttattatgtttttttttttttcgaagaaccctttttttttttttcttaagcttctagatccaaaaaaaaaaagtttccaagtttatttatacttttaaattttgtgtttttgtttttttgttttttggcaaaaCATAATCTAAATTCTAACTAGAATTTCTAATTAAACAAGGTGTTAATTGGTTTTgtagaattttaaataaataaataaaatttgagaattatagcggaagcaaaaagaaagaaaagacacaaatatttttaaaggtggttcggtgttagacagtCAACATTAATACTATTTTAAATTACCCATTGTAAATCACCCAAAGATCTCAATCTATAGGAAAACTATGGTATGTAAGATAATACAAGTATGGTAAAATTAGATTACAATCAAACTTAAATTAATACTGTTTTAGCATCAACCTAGTATGGAaaacatatattctaacatcttcTCAAACtcaaagtgaaaagaaaaacaattatttttttttctcaacgAATTGAAGGAGATGACTATTGGCTGATAGTGAAGGACCAAGTAGTTTCTTTGGAGACGACTAGTAATTGTCGAAATAAGTTGTTGGACAATAGTCAAGAAACACCGGTGACAACGGCCGAAACACCCCAATAATATCAGCTGGAGACAACGCTAGTAAGTTATCCTAGTAGCGCCTCAGCCTTGGTTTGTTGAAAATTGCAACGTTGGTAAGGCTAACTAGGGGTACCTagaataagaatattttaaaataattaaagaaattcaATGCAAACTCAATCGTTTGCAAACAAATGGTTTCGTGAAAAGTGAACATTATTGTGCTCTTGGATTTTGTTAATGATTATAAATTATCTCTAAACTTTATACaagaatttaaatcaaataatacaaaCAGCAAGAATTTTCTGTTAAGTGCGGGCAAGTGGAATAGTAGtaattggaaattggaaatGAGTAAGGGCCGTTTGGGaatgcgattttaataagtgcgattttaaaaattgcgtttttaaaattgctactttttaaaacttttttatcaattgagtgtttggataatattagcatataattgcggttccatgaccaaattaccaataaggatgaacaagacagagaggatgaagaaaaaaataaaaagagaaaataatggttttaatatattttaggtgggtattcttggtatttttttcattcccgttctaaaaaaggtaactattgcgccaaatatctttttaatagaaatcgtgattttgttttaaattcgcactttttcaaataagcaccctctaatcagcttatggaaattgcagatttttttgcgattttaaaatttacatttttaaaatcgcaatcccaaacaccttaaagttgcgatttggtttaaaatcgcaaattatttttaaaaaaacgcactcccaaacgcaccctaaaccTTTCGCAATTGGAATGGGATCCCCAGCAATGCTCATAAAAGTGTCCatcaaattgtttttaaatcCTGGCTATCCATTCTCATCCAACAACTAAAAATTCGCCACTTGTcccacttaatataaaataataaaatattatttaaattttaaaaataaatataaaataaaaaaataaaaatttattaaaaaagcatggGGTGGTTTGCCACCCATTTTCCTCTCAGCAGGGCCAGCCACCCCAGCTCAGCCTAGGGGGTGGCgtcgaccacccccaaaggccatggAGAAGGCTGAGCTAGTGTGGCCTTCCACCCCCTAGGGGGagaatggggtggccaaaccaccccattttatttttttaattattttatttttttaatgaattatttattgttttatattgGGTGGGACACGTGACGGATTTGTGGCTGTTGGATGAAAATAAGTAGctaggatttcaaaaaaaaatccatgggCAATTCTTGAAGAATAGCCGGGGATCTCAATTCTTTCCAATTCTAAAGGTGGAAATTGAAAGGACAACTCATCTTTGAATTCAATTAAACCCTCTATCCGGATTCCCTCCAATTGGAAAGAAATttgagattctccaattgttaatcgtgactcttcattttaaatctaattg
Coding sequences within it:
- the LOC132171441 gene encoding putative F-box/LRR-repeat protein 23, which gives rise to MDPPPHPSDEFRNWLELPRDLTKSILLRLGAIEILTSAQWVCSPWRKLCKDPSMWLAIDMRKPGDHWTFPELEKMCRDAVDRSCGQLVDIKVDDFGTDELLRHIADSSSQLKRLRLANCLGVSDGGLSGVAAKLPLLEELAISYCPLSKEALEAVGRCCPLLKSLQFNNWFRGSKRCHEEALAIAENMSKLRCLNLVGTYTLTNDSLQAILDGCPHLESLDLRRCKDLTLEGNLGRRCAEQIKDLRLPHDSIDDYEFKEDICELRITGTVLASPVDYDFDFESCFDVADFNFD